In one Triticum urartu cultivar G1812 unplaced genomic scaffold, Tu2.1 TuUngrouped_contig_6519, whole genome shotgun sequence genomic region, the following are encoded:
- the LOC125530725 gene encoding uncharacterized protein LOC125530725, translating into MEARREIAKRARTAGTSNDDDAGSQGSAGGAAAASLGVAVRTGTAEMDGEELAVVAAAEAEVVGSAETEEHVQRILLAIDNFTRKVSEMLDSGRAMFKDLAADFEDRLCTIHKERVEKWEEEIRELRARDAANERTRAMLHNAQLQLFHIRE; encoded by the exons ATGGAGGCGAGGCGGGAGATCGCCAAGCGGGCGCGCACGGCCGGCACG AGCAACGACGACGACGCCGGGAGCCAGGGGAGCgcgggaggggcggcggcggcgtccctCGGGGTCGCCGTGAGGACCGGCACGGCGGAGATGGACGGGGAGGAGTTGGCCgtcgtggcggcggcggaggctgAGGTGGTGGGCTCGGCGGAGACGGAGGAGCACGTCCAGCGCATCCTCCTCGCCATCGACAACTTCACCCGCAAG GTGTCGGAGATGCTGGACTCCGGGCGCGCCATGTTCAAGGACCTTGCCGCCGACTTCGAGGACCGCCTGTGCAC GATCCACAAGGAGAGGGTGGAGAAGTGGGAGGAGGAGATCCGGGAGCTGCGCGCCCGCGACGCCGCCAACGAGCGGACCCGCGCCATGCTCCACAACGCCCAGCTCCAGCTCTTCCACATCCGCGAATAG